In the Bacillus amyloliquefaciens DSM 7 = ATCC 23350 genome, AAGTCCCTTGCTTGCATCCTCCCTCAGGCCATTCAACGCCGGACGTTCTAAAAGCTCCGCAGAAAATCCATCAACGGCATACTGCAGCACATCCTTAGTCCCTGCTTTCTTTATGCAGGCCTCGATCTGGCTGTTAATGCTTGATCACTTGTTCCTCGGTCGATGACACCACATATATTCCCATAAACCCAGATCTTCTTCCTATAAAGTTTTATTAAATAATGATAGAGCAATCGTTAATGCGTTTATCAGCTTGCAGTCCTTCGATGATTATTATCTTTTGTTTAACTACAGTAAATATGAGAGCAAATTAGAAATAGTTTGTTTATATACTCAATATAAATATTCACAGTGGATAATCTTAATCCTTTCTACTACACTAATTACTATGGGTAACAATAGGCTGTTTGGTTAAACCTTTCATGAACCCGCAGATAATTTCACCATTTATATACAAAATCAAATAAATCCTTCAACCTAGGAAATTTCTCTAATTCTTCTCGGTTTTCCATAAGATCATTTATCCTTTTCCAAGTTCGAAAGGGTTTATCTTTTGAAGGAATCTTAGTCCCCTTCTCCCAAAGGAGATTTTCTAGGGTATCTTCAACTAAGAAAATTTGTTCTCCATCAGCTGCAATTCTAATCTGTTCATTAGCCTTATAAGGGTCTATGCCCCTAATAGACTCCAATTCTTCATCTGTCCTATCCTTTCTGTCGCAATCATGTACGATCCTAAATGGAATTTTAAATGCTTTTAGCAATTTTGCAAAAGGCACAATAGTCCATTTTCCTCCACAAGAAACAATTGTTGTAGTATTAAATACTTCCTCAGATATTTCATAATGTTCATGAACCCTTAATCTATGATTAAATAAACTTTTTTCAGTATCGCCCTCAACTAAAACAACTCTTTTTGCAAAGAAAGCTTGATTAACTGTAGGGTGAAAATCTAAAGAAGCTCTTAGAGCATTTTTTTCACTTTCTATATTGATACCCTTTTCAAAAGGATCTTGTTTTAACTGATTGATATATGGGGCTTCACTTGAATTTTTTCTATTTAAAATAGCTAGTGACATTGGATTTTCTACAACATCAATCAAAAAAGGAGAATGAGTGCTGATTAATACTTGCCACTGGGTTTGCTTTGATATATATTTCAATGCATTTTTCAATCTAATCATTAAATGAGGATGAAGGTACAATTCAGGTTCTTCAAAGAGTAAAATTGTAGACCTAGTCATTTCTTCTGAAGTATTCTTTGAAGAATGGTTAGCAAGAACTTCAATTAAGGCAAATATTAAGGCCCTCTGAGAGCCATGTCCCTGTCTTTCAATCGTTGTCTCCACGCCATCGTCCATTAATAGGGTTGTATAATTTCCAACGAATTTATTTGTATCGGGAGTGGACATTGCAAACTTTATCTTAGATTCAATGATTGAAGACATTCTATTTGAAATATCGTTGGTTAATTGACTGATAATCGGTGTCTCTTCTTCTAATTCACCGGATAATTTTTTAGAAAGGAGTTCAACATTTTCCATTAGGTTTCTATATTCGTTCATATTTTGAATAGCAGGTAAGATTATTTGTTTTAAAAGTGTACCAAAAATCGTAGTATTGGTTGGTTTTAGTTCATCTGAAGCATCTTTAACAGCTGGAATTATTACTGCATTAGGCAAAGCCTGCTTTAAAGCTGGGGCAATACTAATATTTTCAGAAGTCCAATCCTCTTCAGAGAGAGTCACTAACTCTGGATTTGTTTGTTTTATCTCCTCTTTAACTCTTTCTCTATTCGCTTTCGTCCTCCATTTTGTTCCGTCAATTCCTAATGAAGTAGCTATTTGTTTGATTGTATGCGAATTCTCGCTCCACTTCTCCTGAAATCCATTAATTTCGTATTGTTTTATGTATGCTTCATAGAAACTTTCCACCTTGCCATCTTTTAAACTAGCTCTTAGCCGAAGTTTTATTTTACCATCATTCACCAACCCCGCAACACCAGGAGTATCCCTTTCCCAGTCTAAGATATGATCAAATACACCTTCTATTATTATTTCTTCATTTTCAAAACCTTTTCTCCACTCATCAATACTAGGTTTAGATTGGTTTAGAAAAATTTCGATTGCTCGTATTATTGAAGATTTTCCACAGTTATTAGGCCCTATTAAACTTGTAAAGTCAAATAAATCAACTTCTATTTTTTCTATACTTCTAAAATTACTGACCCTTAGATATGAAAGATTTATATTTGCCAACCCCTATCCCGATTTTTTTACACATCCATTATAAATTTCTGCAAAAAATGCCATTTTCCTTCAAAGAAAAAAACAGTTATATAGATGTGTTTTTACATCTATAGATACTTCATCTAGTTAATCCAGAGAAAAAGACGATGCGATATAATGCCGATATCTCCTCTCTTTAAATAAAGTGATGCTATGGACAGATTAAATCTTTGATGCACAGGGATTCAGACCGTGTGAAGTTTTGACTACCCAAGCATTTTTCAGTTCGTTTCTTCATTCTTCCATGGTAATATTTCGTTGAAGTTTATCGTATGATTGGTCATGAGTGTTTTCGAAGCAAACAGCCTGCTGGCCACAGCCAAGCAACGCGCGGGTGAATCCAAGAATCTCTGCGGCCAGATAGTCAATTAAGAGAACGTTTCACGGTATGGCTAACCTAGGTGATAATGACTTCTCTGGCCGAAGCGCCGACAACATCGAAGTTTTTTCCAGACTACGCCAGCGATAGACAGCTGGCTTGATCTGATTGATATGAAGATCGCATTTCTTATAAGCCTTTTCTGCACGACTGAGCTGAATACATCCAAATAAAAAAGAAGCCTCTGAGGCTTCAAAATTTTTAATTCTTTTCACACACAAAGTTGTCATGATCTGAATCCATTTTAGATGAATAAACAGGGTGAGTACTTGGTACATCATGCGGATATTTCTTTCTCAACTCTGTACAGTTTGCAAAGTAATCTGTTCCGTCAGTCAAAGAGGAAGCAGCTTGTATAGAGTTAGAAGAGCTACTTGATGCTGAATTATTTGAATATGAACTACTCGAGTTGGGATTTATGTATCTCTGATCGGTGTGTTGTTACTGATTTTTGAACCGGCTTAGATACAGTTACTGATTTTTTCAGTTTAGTTACACAACCATTAAACCCTTTTTCAGTCGCATATCCACTCATACTCCAAATCTTCAAGCCCTTGTCTTTAGCATCTTTCTTATACTTGTCTAAATACTTCATGCGGCACTATACACTACCCCCGCACAAATAGCCACACGATAGATGGCTCTCTATTTCTCCTCTATTGAGTCGTAACTAGCCAACGAACATCGCCCCGTTGACATCAAGTATTGCGCCACAAATGTAAGAGGCATGCTCGCTACACAAAAAACAGATCGTTTCAGCCTGCTCTTGCACAGTAGACGGGCGTCCAATCGGGATCCGCTCTAGGATCGATGCTCGCTTCTCCTCATTGTATTCCGCCCACATTGACTCCACTCGTTCAGTGAGCGTCAGTCCAGGGGCTACGGCGTTCACGGTGATCCCATAGGGGGCCAACTCAAACGCGCATTGTCGCGTAAAACCAATAACAGCTGCTTTGGCAGCGGTGAAGTCTGCTCCACCGAAGAAGGTGTAGGTTCTTCCAGCAACAGCCGTGATGTTGACCACTCGCCCCCAATCACGCTTTTTCATATCAGGAATTGCGGCACGCGTACAATTAAACACGCTTCGTAAATTCAATTCAAACGTTGTGTTCCAGTCGCTATCCTCTATCGTCTCGATTAATTTCGAATGTTGACTTCCACCCACTGCGTTCACCAGAATATCTATCCGCCCAAGTTCTTTGTTTACAGACTGGAATGCCTGATGAACTTGGTCACTGTTAGTGACATCAACCTCGCAACGCATCGAACCATCTTGCGAGCCAAGGCTGTCGATATTCTTGTCTAGTAACGCAACTTGACATCCACTTGTCACTAACTGTGCCGCAACGGCACGTCCGATCCCATGTGCTGCACCAGTAACAATTGCTACGCGCCCTTTCATTTGACCCCCTCCTTATTGGTAAAAAACTTTCAGATCTCAATTCTTTACGTTATTTGGGATATTCTATAGTTGGGAAAACTGGCTCGACCTAAAATTTGTTACAAAACCTCAGGCGATCTCAGTCTTTTATATTCTCCCGCTCCAAGCATGCAACGAGGTATGCCATTTGTAGAATGTCGAACAAGTATACTTCAAAGAGCAATAAGCAATACCCTAATTTGAATTGAGACTATTTAAGCCTTTGATCATATGTTCAATTACCTGCTCGACTTGCCCGTCGTACGCTTCCACGTCCATATCGATCCGTCCTGAAATATATTCAGAGTGCTCATCGAGAGTGATTTCGAAGCCTGCCCTACACGTACCGTTTGGTAGCAGACGGAGATACATCCATTCCGTTTTACCCAGAGAGATTTCGGTTCCATCACGTTGAGAGTTCCATGCGTTGAACAACTGGGGGAAAGGAAGGTCATAATCCACGTTCCGAGGTGAGGTACCTTCGGGATAGAGTGCAGTCGTCTCGATATTCTGGCGTTCAGCTGCTCTAATCACCGCGCGTTGCACTTGATTAAGCACCGCGACTAGCGGTTCCCCCAGCTCATGGTGGGTTGTGATCGGAACTGTGTTCGATAGGGGACCGACCACGGTGTGATCATCAGGATGCCGACGGTTTGCGAATGGGACTCCTAACAACGGTTTTGACTCCACTCACCGCACTTACCGCACGCTGGAAAGCTGCGAATAATAGTACGAATGGTGTAACACGGTAGGCTCTCGCGCAGGTTAAAACCATGCTACGTGGTATAGGAGAGTCGAACCGTACACTTTGTGTATGTCCTACAGTACCGCGCGGAGTGGCGCGAACTGCATCAATGCCGTATGGCCCTGGCACAGGGTAAACATTAACCCGAGTCCGTGAGTCTAATACTTGCTTTACTGTTTGAGTGACCTCCATCTGGGCATACTCCTCCCAGCTCCGTGACGATTTCAAGGACTTGCCAAGGTAGCGATTAGCAATTTCCTCGATTAGTAGGTCGATTGATGCCCCATCGCAAGTATAGGTCCAAAATCCAATCCACACGTGTAACCCATTATCATCCGAAACTGACGCTAGCCTAAGTCCTGGCTCACTAGATTGTCTTGCACGATGCGCAAGAAACGCCTCATTAGTAATACCAGTGTGCTTGGTGCGCATTTGCTCCCTGAGCACTTCACGCAGACTAGACTCTGTGGGGGCATAGCCGACAAGGATGTCACCTTCAATCTGGAAGTGGGCGGCTAGGATTGGATGCCGGGCCAACGTATCAGCTACAGCGTTGAGAGCTTTATCTGATTCGCAACTCGGTGAGAAGTCGAGGCGTAATGCTCCAGCATAGGCGCGGCCCGTTTTGTCAAGCATTGCTCCGACCCATTTTTCACGTAGCCCCGCCGTGCTAGGGACTGTTATGAGCTGGCGTCCTACAGGTGGGACTAGGTATTTCTGCTGCATCTGAATATCCTCCTCTCTCATTAAATATTTTCTTCGTTTTTCTCGCTTTTTCGTAGCCTTTCAGATCAACGCTATCAATCAAATCAAGTCAGACTATTCATCCACCAAAAAATAGCTTTCTTATTGCTGAAACTATCTGTATCGGGCGTTTTGCTACTACAGACTCGGCTGTTACAGATGTCCTCGCATTTCCTCAACTTTTCCATTAGAAGTTGGATCCTTTGCCTTTGACTCACAGATATAAGCCCAAAGGTCATCTTTGACGATGCATCTACTTTACGCCTCGATCAAAAGGCTGTACCTAGGGAAACCCCCTCTGCCCTATGATTCCCTTCCATCGGTTAAGCTCTCCTGGTTGTCTGGAGATGATGCTAGAGCACTCCCTCTAACCAAAATAAGAACTGCCCCGCAGATTATTGCCACAGCGGCTAGCACGAATGAAACAATGAATCCTTTTGGATTGATTATTGTAGATGCGCCAGTACCGTCCGTAATACTAATAGCAACGGCCGCAAGAAGGGTCACTCCCCCTACGTTAAACAGTTGCTGGATCGTTGACGTAATGCCTGAACCGGCTCCTGCATCCACCTCAGAGAGCCCGAAAGTTGCGAGATATTGAGAGACTGGTGAAACACAGCCAAAGCCGACAGACGTCACAATCATTGCTGGCATCATCCCAACCCAGTAGCTTTGTGTAGTTACTCCAACTGCAAACAGTAAGAAACCTAAGGCTGAGACTGTGAGACCAACAAGAGCAGCCGCCCTTGAACTCCACCGTTTTATAATAAACTGAAAAAGGAATAAGCCTGGGAAAAAGCCGAGGCAAAATGGCAGCCAAGCCATACCTGCTTGCATTGGGGTCATGCCAAGGGAATCTTGCAATAGTAGGACACCAAGGTAAAACAAAGCACCAGATGTACCGGCTAAGATTGCAACAATGGCATAACCAATGATCCGCGGCGAACGAGCCATTAGCCGGGCGGGTA is a window encoding:
- a CDS encoding AAA family ATPase, with the protein product MANINLSYLRVSNFRSIEKIEVDLFDFTSLIGPNNCGKSSIIRAIEIFLNQSKPSIDEWRKGFENEEIIIEGVFDHILDWERDTPGVAGLVNDGKIKLRLRASLKDGKVESFYEAYIKQYEINGFQEKWSENSHTIKQIATSLGIDGTKWRTKANRERVKEEIKQTNPELVTLSEEDWTSENISIAPALKQALPNAVIIPAVKDASDELKPTNTTIFGTLLKQIILPAIQNMNEYRNLMENVELLSKKLSGELEEETPIISQLTNDISNRMSSIIESKIKFAMSTPDTNKFVGNYTTLLMDDGVETTIERQGHGSQRALIFALIEVLANHSSKNTSEEMTRSTILLFEEPELYLHPHLMIRLKNALKYISKQTQWQVLISTHSPFLIDVVENPMSLAILNRKNSSEAPYINQLKQDPFEKGINIESEKNALRASLDFHPTVNQAFFAKRVVLVEGDTEKSLFNHRLRVHEHYEISEEVFNTTTIVSCGGKWTIVPFAKLLKAFKIPFRIVHDCDRKDRTDEELESIRGIDPYKANEQIRIAADGEQIFLVEDTLENLLWEKGTKIPSKDKPFRTWKRINDLMENREELEKFPRLKDLFDFVYKW
- a CDS encoding SDR family NAD(P)-dependent oxidoreductase → MKGRVAIVTGAAHGIGRAVAAQLVTSGCQVALLDKNIDSLGSQDGSMRCEVDVTNSDQVHQAFQSVNKELGRIDILVNAVGGSQHSKLIETIEDSDWNTTFELNLRSVFNCTRAAIPDMKKRDWGRVVNITAVAGRTYTFFGGADFTAAKAAVIGFTRQCAFELAPYGITVNAVAPGLTLTERVESMWAEYNEEKRASILERIPIGRPSTVQEQAETICFLCSEHASYICGAILDVNGAMFVG